The Xenorhabdus doucetiae genome has a window encoding:
- a CDS encoding basic amino acid/polyamine antiporter, translating to MEKKLGLTSLTALVFSSMVGAGVFSLPQNMAQAGSPAALMIGWGITGVGILFLATSLLLLSRLRPDLDSGIFTYAREGFGELVGFCSAWGYWFCAIIANVSYLVIVFAALSFFTDSEHSIIFGDGNTWQSLIGESILLWFVHWLVLRGVQTAAGVNLLATMAKLLPLGMFIILAVIAFKMDIFSFDFSGIEMGVPVWQQVKDTMLITLWVFIGVEGAVVVSARARKRQDIGIATVLAVISALGVYVLVTLLSLGLVTRPELAAMRNPSMATLMVGLMGSAGEIVIIAGLIISVCGAYLSWTIMAAEVPFIASLHGSFPKVFKKQNSKKAPESSLWITNGAVQLSLIVIWLSGSNYNTLLSIASEMILVPYFLVGAFLVKVAFQRSSRALLFIALSACTYGLWLLYASGLMHLLLSVVLYAPGLLVFLYARRQDQERVPLTLVEKSAIVILFLMVLPSTWQLMH from the coding sequence TGGCGCAGGCAGGCAGTCCTGCAGCATTAATGATTGGTTGGGGAATAACAGGCGTAGGTATTCTCTTTTTAGCCACTTCCTTGCTTTTACTTTCACGACTTCGCCCTGATTTGGATAGCGGTATTTTTACTTACGCAAGAGAAGGTTTTGGCGAGTTAGTTGGATTTTGTTCTGCATGGGGATATTGGTTCTGTGCCATTATTGCCAATGTTTCTTATTTAGTTATCGTCTTTGCCGCGTTAAGTTTTTTCACTGATTCCGAACACTCAATTATCTTTGGTGATGGCAATACCTGGCAATCATTGATAGGTGAATCTATTTTACTCTGGTTTGTTCACTGGCTGGTATTGCGCGGTGTACAAACGGCTGCGGGAGTCAACTTGCTGGCAACAATGGCAAAATTATTGCCATTGGGCATGTTTATCATTTTAGCTGTTATCGCTTTTAAGATGGATATCTTTTCCTTTGACTTTAGTGGCATTGAAATGGGCGTTCCCGTCTGGCAGCAAGTTAAAGATACGATGCTCATTACACTGTGGGTTTTCATTGGTGTTGAAGGTGCGGTTGTGGTTTCTGCGCGAGCCAGAAAACGCCAGGATATTGGTATTGCAACGGTGCTGGCTGTTATTTCAGCATTAGGGGTATATGTACTGGTTACCCTGCTTTCATTGGGCTTGGTTACCAGACCTGAATTAGCCGCTATGCGTAATCCCTCTATGGCAACGTTGATGGTTGGGTTAATGGGTTCCGCAGGAGAAATTGTAATTATTGCTGGTTTGATCATCTCTGTTTGCGGCGCTTACCTGAGCTGGACAATCATGGCAGCAGAAGTCCCCTTTATCGCGTCATTACACGGTTCATTTCCTAAGGTATTCAAAAAACAAAACAGCAAGAAAGCACCTGAGTCATCACTTTGGATCACAAATGGCGCGGTTCAACTCTCTTTGATTGTTATTTGGTTAAGTGGCAGTAACTACAATACATTACTTTCTATTGCTTCTGAAATGATCCTTGTGCCCTACTTTCTTGTCGGTGCATTTTTAGTGAAGGTCGCTTTCCAACGCAGTAGCCGCGCTCTACTCTTTATTGCCTTAAGCGCTTGCACTTATGGATTATGGTTACTTTATGCTTCGGGATTAATGCATCTCTTGCTTTCGGTAGTGTTATACGCACCTGGATTGCTGGTTTTCTTGTATGCGCGTAGGCAAGATCAGGAAAGAGTGCCATTAACTTTAGTAGAAAAATCGGCCATTGTGATTTTGTTTTTGATGGTATTACCTTCCACATGGCAGTTAATGCACTAG